A portion of the Lolium rigidum isolate FL_2022 chromosome 1, APGP_CSIRO_Lrig_0.1, whole genome shotgun sequence genome contains these proteins:
- the LOC124653331 gene encoding uncharacterized protein LOC124653331, with protein sequence MAPTPRTPHIHLSLWRWCLVTRLLGTNAMLESVDGFDVRMHMLQKEKKFDPSRAAELVDAPVVKWLGHDTHTLPRTRSRCTPDLRDGRDPVQFSPPHTRPESSPDSEPPVPARHLSTCHNSRPTHLPRQEFKRLLPAPLKTRAPQPTPPNHTPFPSPNKTPASAPLISPPSSLSPSSPPSATARPKGAARVRDRQAELTLSAMFHFHAARPPRPTAASRAFPQPCGRTAALPRPRPLPPPPPPPPRAAGGTAVRARGEAEPPRGPTQAQKQAAAGGSAVPAVSGRLAGDGAGSGSGSGEPDRKRGLALAFAPYPPPKRRAVSAKRQFPPGCGRVDAPSLVARNGDDDGARAGAPLSARDFSTTVPDQASVSRPEAEGTGGSEEGCLRLEPAPAGANAGFGVPGKVTAADGVGAPLSSSDGLQGVAGLVVKDREIPTAGNGGLRLEASPANAGLGGTPEKAMAAHGAAPVPNGCHHGPEAAAVTSSGEAQGVAGFVAKDIGRTAGSAELGVKELMPAVVRPPPKRRTVSAIRRFPPGCGRNVGLMPLATRGGSEAALQLEPLPADAGLGAVATKGARSDACAMDTVEAVSKNALGGTVEVQEQEDGEIPTEDYAEIPTETDHVLLQESHVTLNKGLHELRAGTREPKLHENMLQRSAKAVSWAVAEDANVMNKCEASSPKVATKPSAQAPPKEYQVKAGTHECVVPPVVASKPSMVQFSDEKIHGNMPQSKGKALSWAVAEDVKVMNKYQASSPKVASKPSAEGPPKECLQDKEVSGSCSMKGVQGQGIMRSKVTFTARKTVPLPVEANHKPSLVNLDRPYSTGKETESVTTVKESFAPRKKLKVIGPAQNKYFPVNVAPTSALPSKVKLKDKEASALDGDDGIWKAIGGNEGKLKMYLSGPSCVPSIRRHVQHGGQSADARSKVKMLCRKFQFICRTLVQDAEQHAVKSSRIDLAADKIIRTLPGYTKHGAIMGEVPGVEIGDEFLYRVELALVGLHRPYQGGIDTMKDHNDTLIAISIVASGGYPDELSSSGEVIYTGSGGKPAGKKENEDQKLVRGNLALKNCIKTKTPVRVIHGFKGPNREEGSHSKAKEVSTFTYDGLYNVVDSWLEGPPGSRVFKYRLQRIPGQPELPLHVAKGLRKSIVRPGICIADISQGKEKTPICVINNIDNARPTPFKYITRNRGPSLTANRSQGCDCTDGCSDSANCTCIVKNGGEIPFNFNGAVVHAKPLIFECGPSCKCPPSCHNRVSQLGMKIPLEVFRTAKTGWGVRSLRSIPAGSFICEYVGELLHGQEANQISNDEYLFDIGQNYDIWKDMPSAIPGLNPSGARSLTMEDDEGFTIDAAEYGNIGRFINHSCSPNLYAQNVLWDHDDKRVPHIMFFADENISPLQELTYDYNYEIGHVHDVNGVVKVKYCHCGSAQCRGRLY encoded by the exons ATGGCGCCGACGCCACggacgccacacatccacttgagTCTGTGGCGGTGGTGCCTGGTGACGCGGCTGCTTGGCACCAATGCGATGCTGGAGTCGGTAGATGGATTCGACGTACGAATGCACATgttgcaaaaagaaaagaagttTGACCCCAGCCGGGCGGCTGAGttggttgatgcgccggtggtgAAATGGTTGGGTCATGACACACACACGCTGCCCCGTACAAGAAGCCGTTGCACGCCGGATTTGCGTGACGGACGCGACCCGGTCCAGTTCAGTCCGCCTCACACCCGACCCGAGTCAAGTCCAGACTCCGAGCCACCCGTGCCCGCTCGACACCTGTCTACCTGCCACAACAGTAGGCCGACGCATCTCCCCAGACAAGAATTCAAGAGACTCCTCCCAGCGCCCCTCAAAACTCGAGCCCCGCAGCCGACCCCACCAAATCACACACCATTCCCCTCGCCTAATAAAACCCCAGCTAGCGCGCCTCTAATCTCGCCGCCGTCCTCTCTCTCGCCGTCGTCCCCGCCGTCCGCCACCGCCCGCCCCAAAG GTGCCGCCCGGGTGCGTGATCGACAGGCGGAACTGACTCTCTCGGCGATGTTCCACTTCCACGCCGCGCGCCCGCCGAGGCCCACGGCCGCGAGCCGCGCCTTTCCACAACCCTGCGGGCGCACGGCCGCGCTTCCTCGCCCTCGCCCtctcccgccgcctcctcctccacctccacgcgCCGCGGGCGGGACCGCCGTGCGGGCCCGCGGCGAGGCGGAACCGCCCCGTGGCCCAACCCAAGCCCAGAAgcaagcggcggcgggcgggagtGCGGTGCCGGCGGTCTCGGGACGTTTGGCCGGGGACGGCGCGGGGAGCGGAAGCGGAAGCGGTGAACCTGACAGGAAGAGGGGGTTGGCTTTGGCTTTCGCCCCGTACCCGCCGCCCAAGCGGAGGGCCGTCTCCGCCAAGCGGCAGTTCCCGCCTGGCTGCGGGAGGGTCGACGCGCCGTCTCTGGTCGCGcgcaacggcgacgacgacggggcGCGGGCTGGAGCCCCACTTTCAGCTCGTGATTTCAGTACTACTGTGCCGGACCAGGCGTCCGTTTCTCGGCCTGAGGCTGAGGGCACCGGCGGCAGCGAGGAGGGTTGCTTGCGGCTGGAACCAGCGCCTGCAGGTGCCAATGCCGGTTTTGGTGTGCCGGGGAAGGTGACGGCTGCAGACGGTGTCGGTGCCCCATTGTCGTCGTCAGATGGGCTGCAAGGCGTTGCTGGATTGGTGGTCAAAGACAGGGAGATACCAACAGCTGGGAACGGTGGCTTGCGGCTGGAAGCTTCGCCTGCCAATGCTGGTCTGGGAGGTACGCCGGAGAAGGCGATGGCTGCACATGGCGCTGCTCCGGTGCCAAATGGGTGTCATCATGGTCCAGAGGCTGCGGCGGTGACATCTTCAGGTGAGGCACAAGGAGTTGCTGGTTTTGTGGCGAAGGACATTGGAAGAACAGCTGGAAGTGCCGAATTGGGGGTGAAGGAGTTGATGCCGGCCGTCGTGCGGCCACCGCCGAAGCGGAGGACGGTATCTGCCATTCGCCGCTTCCCTCCTGGCTGCGGAAGGAACGTGGGGCTGATGCCACTTGCTACCAGAGGAGGCAGTGAGGCTGCTTTGCAGCTGGAACCCCTGCCTGCTGATGCTGGGTTGGGTGCAGTTGCTACAAAAGGTGCTCGTTCGGATGCGTGTGCCATGGACACGGTGGAAGCTGTGAGCAAGAATGCTTTGGGTGGAACAGTTGAGGTACAAGAACAGGAGGATGGCGAGATTCCTACAGAAGATTATGCTGAGATTCCTACAGAAACCGACCATGTCCTCCTCCAAGAGTCCCATGTTACTCTCAACAAGGGCCTGCATGAGCTTAGAGCTGGTACACGTGAACCT AAGCTCCATGAGAATATGCTGCAGCGCAGCGCGAAGGCTGTATCCTGGGCCGTCGCTGAAGATGCCAATGTGATGAACAAGTGTGAAGCCAGCTCACCCAAGGTTGCCACTAAACCTTCTGCTCAAGCTCCTCCCAAAGAGTATCAAGTTAAAGCTGGTACACACGAGTGTGTTgttcctccggttgttgcctccaAACCTTCTATGGTGCAGTTTTCTGATGAGAAGATCCACGGAAACATGCCGCAGAGCAAGGGGAAGGCTTTATCATGGGCAGTTGCTGAAGATGTTAAGGTGATGAACAAGTATCAAGCCAGCTCACCCAAGGTTGCCAGTAAACCTTCTGCTGAGGGTCCTCCAAAAGAATGTCTTCAGGACAAGGAAGTGTCTGGAAGTTGTAGCATGAAAGGGGTACAAGGCCAAGGTATCATGAGAAGTAAGGTGACATTCACGGCTAGAAAAACAGTTCCGTTACCTGTTGAAGCAAATCATAAGCCCAGTCTGGTTAATCTGGATAGACCCTATTCTACGGGCAAGGAGACAGAGTCTGTTACCACTGTGAAGGAATCCTTTGCCCCCAGGAAGAAGTTGAAGGTAATAGGTCCagctcaaaataaatattttcccgTGAATGTCGCCCCTACATCGGCATTGCCTAGCAAGGTGAAATTGAAGGACAAAGAGGCTTCCGCCTTGGATGGTGATGATGGAATTTGGAAGGCAATTGGTGGTAATGAAGGAAAGCTTAAGATGTACCTCAGTGGCCCCTCATGTGTTCCATCAATACGGCGTCACGTGCAACATGGTGGCCAGTCTGCTGATGCTCGGAGCAAAGTCAAGATGCTTTGCCGGAAGTTTCAGTTCATATGCAGGACTCTTGTTCAAGATGCGGAACAACATGCTGTTAAGAGCTCTAGAATTGATCTTGCAGCTGATAAAATAATAAGAACACTGCCCGGCTATACCAAACATGGGGCTATTATGGGTGAAGTCCCTGGTGTTGAAATTGGCGATGAATTTCTGTACAGAGTAGAGTTGGCCCTTGTTGGTCTCCACCGCCCATACCAAGGAGGCATTGACACCATGAAGGATCACAATGATACGCTTATTGCCATAAGCATTGTTGCTTCTGGAGGTTACCCTGATGAATTGTCGAGCTCAGGTGAAGTAATATACACTGGCTCCGGAGGAAAACCTGCTGGGAAGAAGGAGAATGAGGATCAAAAGCTTGTGCGCGGGAACTTGGCCCTAAAGAATTGTATCAAAACAAAGACGCCTGTCCGTGTAATTCACGGTTTTAAAGGTCCAAATAGAGAGGAAGGCAGCCATTCAAAGGCCAAAGAAGTCTCAACATTTACTTATGACGGTCTCTATAACGTGGTGGATTCCTGGCTAGAAGGTCCGCCAGGTTCGAGGGTCTTCAAGTACAGGTTACAAAGGATTCCTGGACAACCAGAATTACCTCTGCATGTTGCTAAAGGGCTGAGAAAGTCTATAGTGCGTCCAGGCATCTGCATAGCTGATATATCGCAAGGAAAGGAGAAGACTCCCATCTGTGTGATCAATAATATTGACAATGCACGTCCAACACCTTTTAAATATATCACTAGAAATAGAGGTCCATCCTTGACTGCAAACAGAAGTCAGGGTTGTGACTGCACCGATGGCTGCTCGGATTCTGCTAACTGCACTTGTATTGTGAAGAATGGAGGAGAAATCCCATTCAACTTCAATGGCGCAGTTGTCCATGCAAAGCCTCTCATATTTGAGTGTGGTCCATCCTGTAAGTGTCCTCCTTCATGCCACAACAGGGTCAGTCAGCTTGGTATGAAAATACCACTGGAAGTATTCAGGACAGCGAAGACAGGATGGGGTGTAAGATCCTTAAGGTCTATCCCTGCTGGAAGCTTTATATGCGAGTATGTGGGTGAGCTGTTACATGGCCAGGAAGCTAACCAGATAAGTAATGACGAATACTTGTTTGATATAGGACAGAACTATGATATCTGGAAAGATATGCCATCAGCTATTCCAGGTTTGAATCCTTCTGGCGCTCGCTCTCTGACCATGGAAGATGATGAGGGCTTCACAATAGATGCAGCTGAGTATGGAAATATTGGAAGGTTCATCAACCATAGCTGTTCCCCTAACCTCTACGCTCAGAATGTTCTCTGggatcatgatgacaaaagagtGCCTCATATCATGTTCTTTGCCGATGAGAATATTTCACCGCTGCAGGAGCTGACTTATGACTATAACTACGAGATAGGTCATGTCCATGATGTGAATGGCGTTGTCAAAGTTAAATATTGCCATTGTGGTTCTGCACAGTGCCGTGGCAGACTGTATTGA